From Triticum urartu cultivar G1812 chromosome 2, Tu2.1, whole genome shotgun sequence, a single genomic window includes:
- the LOC125538054 gene encoding noroxomaritidine/norcraugsodine reductase-like — protein MAVDYGSREERWSLAGTTALVTGGSKGIGHAIVEELAGFGARVHTCSRNGAELEECRRRWEEKNLQVTASVCDVSIRADREKLMETVRETFNGKLDILVSILIILLVCLEHSDIIIAYLSDSIKLERKKKANENVYTNLHV, from the exons ATGGCGGTTGACTATGGGAGCAGGGAGGAGAGGTGGAGCCTGGCCGGCACCACCGCGCTCGTCACCGGCGGTAGCAAAGGGATTGG GCATGCCATCGTGGAGGAGCTTGCCGGGTTTGGGGCGAGGGTGCACACCTGCTCCCGGAATGGGGCGGAGCTAGAGGAGTGCCGTCGACGGTGGGAGGAGAAGAACCTGCAGGTCACCGCCTCCGTCTGTGATGTTTCCATACGTGCCGACAGGGAGAAGCTTATGGAAACAGTCCGAGAAACTTTCAATGGCAAGCTTGACATACTAGTAAGTATATTAATAATTTTATTGGTATGTCTAGAGCATAGTGATATAATTATTGCATATCTAAGTGACTCAATCAaactagaaagaaagaaaaaagctAATGAAAATGTTTACACGAATCTTCACGTATAA